Proteins encoded by one window of Fusarium graminearum PH-1 chromosome 1, whole genome shotgun sequence:
- a CDS encoding phosphoglucomutase, with protein sequence MGVQTVEFKPFQDQKPGTSGLRKKVVVFQQPHYSEAFITSILLSIPEGVEGSNLVIGGDGRYFNPEAIQLIAKIGAAYGVKKLIIGQNGILSTPAASHVIRIRKATGGILLTASHNPGGPKNDFGIKYNLANGGPAPESVTNKIYEFSKTLTSYKIADIPDVDITTVGTQTYGALEVEVIDSTADYVAMLKDIFDFDLIKKFFSSHPDFKVLFDGLHGVTGPYGKAIFEQELGLSNSTQNCIPSPDFNGGHPDPNLTYAHSLVEVVDKHNIPFGAASDGDGDRNMIYGANAFVSPGDSLAIIAHYAHLIPYFKKNGVNGLARSMPTSGAVDLVAKAQGLDCYEVPTGWKFFCALFDAKKLSICGEESFGTGSDHIREKDGLWAVIAWLNIIAGVGIQNPEVTPSIKEIQKEFWTKYGRTFFTRYDYEDVDSEGANKVIGELEKLVADSNFVGSTIEGRKVTKAGNFSYTDLDGSVASKQGLYAGFSSGSRIVVRLSGTGSSGATIRLYIEQHTSDPSKYELDAQDFLKEEVKFATELLKFKEHVGRDEPDVKT encoded by the exons ATGGGTGTTCAAACCGTTGAGTTCAAGCCCTTCCAGGACCAGAAGCCCGGAAC TTCTGGTCTTCGAAAGAaggtcgtcgtcttccagcagcctcaCTACAGCGAGgccttcatcaccagcatccTGCTGTCCATCCCTGAGGGCGTCGAGG GCTCCAACCTCGTCATTGGTGGTGACGGTCGCTACTTCAACCCCGAGGCCATCCAGCtcattgccaagattggtgCCGCATACGGAGTCAAGAAGCTTATCATCGGCCAGAATGGTATCCTCTCTACTCCTGCTGCCAGCCATGTAATCCGCATCCGCAAGGCTACTGGAGGTATCCTCCTGACTGCCAGCCACAACCCTGGTG GCCCCAAGAACGACTTCGGTATCAAGTACAACCTTGCCAACGGTGGCCCTGCCCCCGAGTCCGTTACAAACAAGATTTACGAGTTCTCCAAGACTTTGACCTCATACAAGATTGCCGACATTCCCGATGTCGACATCACCACTGTTGGCACTCAGACCTACGGCGCCCTCGAGGTCGAGGTTATCGACAGCACTGCCGACTACGTTGCCATGCTTAAAGACATCTTCGACTTTGACCTGATCAAGAAGTTCTTCTCCAGCCACCCCGACTTCAAAGTCCTCTTCGACGGTCTCCACGGTGTCACTGGCCCCTACGGAAAGGCCATCTTCGAGCAGGAGCTTGGATTGAGCAACTCCACACAGAACTGCATCCCCAGCCCCGACTTCAACGGTGGCCACCCCGACCCTAACCTTACCTACGCTCACTCTCtggtcgaggttgtcgatAAGCACAACATTCCCTTTGGTGCCGCTtctgatggtgatggtgaccGAAACATGATCTACGGCGCCAACGCTTTCGTCTCCCCTGGTGACTctctcgccatcatcgcccaCTACGCCCACCTCATCCCTtacttcaagaagaacggtgTCAACGGTCTCGCTCGCTCCATGCCCACCAGCGGTGCCGTCGACCTCGTCGCCAAGGCCCAGGGTCTCGACTGTTACGAGGTGCCCACCGGCTGGAAGTTCTTCTGCGCTCTCTTcgacgccaagaagctctccaTCTGCGGTGAGGAGAGTTTTGGTACTGGCAGTGACCACATTCGCGAGAAGGATGGTCTGTGGGCCGTTATCGCTTGgctcaacatcatcgctggtgttggtatcCAGAACCCCGAGGTCACCCCCTCGATCAAGGAGATCCAGAAGGAGTTCTGGACCAAGTACGGACGTACTTTCTTCACCCGTTACGACTATGAGGATGTCGACTCAGAGGGTGCCAACAAGGTTATTGGCGAGCTAGAGAagcttgttgctgactcTAACTTTGTCGGCAGCACTATTGAGG GACGCAAGGTTACGAAGGCTGGCAACTTCTCATACACCGACCTCGATGGCTCCGTTGCCTCCAAGCAGGGTCTGTACGCCGGCTTCTCCTCCGGCAGCCGTATCGTTGTCCGACTCTCTGGTACTGGCTCATCTGGAGCTACCATCCGCCTGTACATTGAGCAGCACACCAGCGACCCCTCAAAGTacgagcttgatgctcaAGACTTCCTGAAGGAGGAGGTCAAGTTTGCCACTGAGctcctcaagttcaaggagcACGTCGGCCGTGACGAGCCCGATGTCAAGACCTAA